The sequence TCCCTTGTTCGGACGGTCTTCGATCCGAGAACTCCGGTCGCGCCCGGGGATGGCCCCAATCGGCGTCGACCGGTTGATACGGCTACGCCTCCTCTCACCGCCGGGGACGGGTGGGATGACCTTCCTACCCCCGACAGCCAAACGCTAACTCCTGTTGGCCCGGCAGTCACCCCCGGTCGCCAAGACCACCCAGGAATTTCCACACCTCACACACGAAGGGGTGAAACGGAAACACAATCGGTCACTGCTTGTGCCTTTTCTCGGTCGCGGCCAGCACCGCCGCCACCGCTGGCGAGAGCCCGTGCCCGGCCAGCACGTGACTCACCGCCGCCAGGGTGGCTCCGGTGGTGAGGATGTCGTCCAGTAGCACCACGTACGACCCCCGGGGCGCCGGCCCGATGCCCGGCCGGGCCCGGAACGCGGTCACGGCCGCCGCTGCCCGGCCGGCGCTGTCCAGCGTGACCGAGTCCGGTCGCGGCGACGCGCGCAGCGGGTGACCCACCCGCACCGGCCAACCGGCGCCTCGCAGCCGGCGGCCGCAGTGCCGGGTCAGCCGGGCGAGATGGTCGCCGTAGCGGGCCCGGGCCGCCGCCGGGGTGTCCGGCACCGGCACCAGCAGCACCGGGCGCACCGGGCCGACCGCCGCCGCGACGACCTCGGCGAGCAACGCGCCGAGCGGGCGGGCCAGGGCGTGCCGGCCGTGCTCCTTGTACGCCAGCAGTGCCTCCCGCAGCGGCCCGCCGTATGCCCCGAGCGCATGACAGGGCGGCAGCCCCGGCGGTGCCGGAACGGGCCGCACCGGGCCGGGGCGCAGCTCGCGCAGCGCGGTCACGCAATCCGGGCAGACGCCATGCCGCAGCCCCGACCGGTTGGACCGGCAGCCGGCGCACCGGGCGGGCAGCACCAGGTCGGCCAGGTCCGCCCAGAGTTCGCCAAGCACGGCGGCTCAGTACAGGAAGACGGGCGCGGTGGGGTTGCCCGGACTCTCCCCCGCCGGTGGCGGGGTCACATTCTCGACCTGGTCGCGGGTGATCCGCTCGAACGGGTTGCTGCGGTAGGCGACCCCGTTGGCCTCGTACATGAACGACCCGGCCAGCGGGGACAGCTGGGTGGTGGGGTACGCGGCCAGGTGGTTGACCTGGCTGCCGGTGTCCTCCCGCAGCGGGGTCTCCAGGGCACCGTCGACGCTGACGTCGTAGATCGCCGGACGGCCGACCGAGCCTGCCACCAGCAGGCGGTTCTCCGCCCACCATTCCACCGCCGTGACGTTGGTCAGGGAGGTGGCCAGCCGCCGGACCGGGCCGACCGCGGGCACCCCACCCTCCCAGTTGATGGCGGCGACGTGCAGCACACCGTCGACGACGAGCGCGACCCGCTGCCCGTCCAGGGCCGCCGCCACCGCACCGACCCGGCCGGGCAGGCCGAGCTGCACCTGGCGCATCGACGCCTGGCCGTCGAAGCGGTACAGGTGACCGTCGGCGACCACCAGCCCCGACGGCGGGCCGCCGTCGCTGCGGATCCAGACCGGACGGCCGATCACGGTGTGCTTGGCGGGCCCGCGCAGCAGGCTCTCCACCACCCCGGTGCCACGGCCGACGGCCAGCTGCTGCCGCCCGTCCCCGCCGGCCACCACCAGGGCGGCCAGGACGTCGTCGTCGGCGCGACGCAGCGCCGCGGTGACGATGTCGTGGTTGACCTCGGCGGCCACCGGCATCAAGCCGGTCGGCTCGCTGGCCGCGGTCAGCGAGTGGATCGCCCCGTCGTAGACGCAGTACCGCCGGGCGTTGGGGTCGATCGCGTACAGCTCGTTCGACCTGCGCTGCTCGCCGAGGTCGACCACCTTGCGGGACTGATTGAGGATCTTGATTTCGAGGGTGCCGTCCAACTCCGGCAGGGACCACGCCAACTGGGTGCCGAGCTGTTCCAGCCGCTGTTCGTCGGCGCCCGGCATGTCCAGGTTGACCTCCCACCGGCCGTCCGAGCCGGTGGCATTGTTGATCATCTCGGTACGGTCGGGCAGGGCGACGACACCGACCCGCAACCACTCCGAGGGGCCGGCGGTCAACCAGCGGATCACCTCGCTGACCCGGCGCTCCGCCGGCACCGCCGAGGCGAGATACCGCTGGTCGGGCACGAGCCGGGTGCGATCGGAACTCCAGAAGTAGATCGACTCCGACTGGTAGTAGCGGCGCAGCGCCTCGTCGCTGAGCAGCAGCACGTTCGGCGGGTCACTGACGTAGAAGCCGGCGTCCTCGACGGCCGGAGCCGCGCTGACCAGCCGGAACTCGTAGGTCGACTCGGTGGCCAGCGGGGGCACCAGCATGCCGTTGGCCCGCAGCAGACCGACCTGCTGCACGGTGATGGTGACCTTCATGCTGTCGACGTCCGGCTCGATCACCGGCTTGTCGGTGAGCCGCACCACCGACAGCGCCACCTCGCTGCCCTGCTTCTCCGGCAGGCCGGCCCGCTCGGCGGCCGTGATGAACCGCTTGACCCGGTCGTACGCCCGATCCGGCTCGCCGGCCGCGGCGGCCAGGAAGTTCCGCACGAACGCCTCCGCGTCGCTGCCGCTGGCCTCCCGCGTCGGCGGCTCGGTGCCCCGCCCGAGCGACCAGTTCGCCTCGGCGGCCGGCCCGCGCTGCTCGACCTGCACCTCCGTGCGGTCGGGGATGCCGCAGCCGGCGGACACGGCCAGCACCAAAACCCCACCGAGCACACCCGTCAGCAGCCGCCGCCTCACGAACCCACCTCCGCGTGCTGTCCCGCCGCCGGCGCCGGGCCGACCGCGAGCGTGCCGCCCAGGCCCGGGCCGATGGCCAGCAGACCCTCGGCGGGCGCCCCGCCGAACGGCAGCGTGGCGTCCGCCGGCACCAGCCGCAGCGGCGAGGTGGTCAGCCGGTCACCAGCGCGCGCCGGCAGGGTGAGCCGGAACTGCGCACCCTGACCCGACGCCCCCCACGCCTCCAGCCAGCCGCCGTGCAGCCGCGCGTCCTCCAGACTGATCGACAGTCCGAGACCGGTCCCGCCGGTCTGCCGCGCCCGCGACGGGTCGGCCCGCCAGAACCGGTTGAACACCAGCTTCTCCTCGCCCGGCTTGAGCCCGACGCCGTGGTCGCGGACGGTCAGCGCGACGGCGGTCTCGTCCATCCCGAGCGTGATCCGCACCGGCCGACCCTCGCCGTGCTCGACGGCGTTGCCGACCAGGTTGCGCAGCACCCGTTCGACCCGCCGCGGGTCGATCTCGGCGATCACCGGGGCGGTCGGCACGTCCAGCTCGATGGCCACCCCGACCCGCTCGGCCAGCCCGGACAGCCGGTCCACCACCCGATGCACCACCGGCACCAGGTCCGTCGGCTCGGCATCGAGCACCGCGAACCCGGCGTCGAACCGGCTGATCTCCAGCAGGTCGGTCAACAACTCCTCGAACCTGTCCAGCTCGGCCTGGAGCAACTCGGCGCTACGGGCGACCGCCGGGTCGAATTCGTCGCGCTCGGCGAAGATCAGATCGGCGGCCATCCGCACCGTGGTCAGCGGGGTGCGCAACTCGTGCGAGACGTCCGAGGTGAACCGGCGCTGCAGCCGCGACATCTCCTCCAGCCGCAGAATCTGCCGTTGCAGGTTGGTGGCCATCTGGTTGAAGGAGGCGGCGAGCAGGGCCAGGTCGTCCTCGCCGTTGACGGCCATCCGCTGGTCGAGCAGGCCGGCCGAGAGCCGCTGGGCGGTGCGGGCGGCCACCCGCACCGGAATCACCACCAGCCGGGTGACCAGCGCGGCGAGCAGGCCGAGCAGCAGCACCAGGGCGATCCCGGTGGCCACCACGGTCGCCCGCGCCTGGCCGGCGGTCGCGTCCTGCAGCGTCAGCGGTACGAAGTAGTAGAGCTCCACCTGACCGAACCGGGTCGGCACCGGCGACCCGTAGACCAGGTACTTCGTGTCGGTGTCGCCGGTGAGCCGGCCGGTGCGGATCTGGTTGGCCACGTTGCCGTCGGCCACCGCGGCGCGTAGCTCGGGACTGATCAGCGGCCGGACGTTCGCCGCCGGTGAGGTGCGCGGCTCGATCACCCCGGGCCAGTTCTCCGCGGTGAGCGCCACCACCACCCCGCTGTTCTGCTGCGGGTCACCCCCGGCCAGGTAGTTGACCGTGCCGTCGATGGTCTCCTGGAGCTGGGCCTCCTGCGGCTGGCTGTACAGGCTGAACTGCTTCGCCGCGTACTCCGCGCCGTTGAGCAGCCGCAACTGGACGTCGGTCTTGGCGTTGTCCAGCAGAATGTTCGTGATCTTGTCTGCGATCAGGTAGGCGAACCCACCGACGAGCAGGCTGGAGGCCACCAGGGTGATGGTCACCACACGCACCTGCAACGAGCGGCGCCAGGTCTGGTGCAGCCCGGCGAGCAACCGGCTCGCCCGAGCGTCCACCCCACGCCACAGCTCCCACACGGCACCACGCCGGCGGGAGGTCGGGTCAAGATCCGGAAGCGGGGAGGCGGTCACAGTGCGACCAGGCTATCCGGTGCCCGCCTTGTAGCCCACGCCGCGCACGGTGAGAATGACTTCCGGTCGCTCCGGATCCGGCTCGATCTTGGCACGCAGTCGCTGCACGTGCACGTTGACCAGCCGGGTGTCCGCCGCGTGCCGGTACCCCCAGACCTGCTCCAGCAACACCTCCCGGGTGAAGACCTGACGCGGCTTGCGGGCCAGCGCGACCAGCAGGTCGAACTCCAGCGGCGTCAGCTTCACCTCCTCGCCGTTGCGACTGACGGTGTGCGCCGGCACGTCGATGGCGATCTCGTTGCCCGGTGGGCCGATGGTGAGCAACTCGGGCGCGGCGTCCTCGCCCCGCCGCAGCCGCGCCCGCATCCGGGCCACCAGCTCCTTGGGCTTGAACGGCTTCACCACGTAGTCGTCGGCCCCCGACTCCAGACCGAGCACGACGTCGACCGTGTCGCTCTTGGCGGTGAGCATGACGATCGGCACGCCGGACTCGGCCCGGATCGCTCGCGCCACGTCGATACCGCTCATTCCGGGCAGCATGAGGTCGAGCAGCACGATATCGGGACGATTATCCCGAAACGCGGCAATTGCCCGTTCTCCGTCCGCCACGAAGGAGGGCATGAAGCCTTCGCTACGCAGCACGATGCCGAGCATCTCGGCGAGCGCGGGGTCGTCGTCGACCACCAGTACCCGGGCTCTCATGGGGTTAATGTTTCCATCCCGTCAGTTCGGTGGGCTCGGCGTCACCCGGCACGCTACTGCCGTCGGGCGCACCGTGCCCAGCACCGGCCGGTTTACAACGCTCGCGCGAACCGCCCCGGGGGGCGGGTCTCCACCGGGAGGGACCGCGCGTGTCAACATGATCCCCGGGTGTGCCGCAGCGCGCCACCGTCCCCTCGTCCAGGAGTACGCGTGCCCGAAGCAGGCCCGACCGTCGTACTCCCCGGCCGCCCGCTCACGGTCGGCGAACTGCTCGACTCCGCCGTGCTGTTGCTGCGCGGCCACGCATCCGTCCTGCTCCCCTTCTCCGCCGCGCTGGCCGCCGGGGAACAACTCGTCCTGCTGCCCCTGCGGACCGCCGTGGCCGCCGTCCCGCCGCTGTGGTGGGCCCCCGGCCTCGACGGTCTGGCCCCCTACTGGCTCCTCCTCACCGTCGGCGCCGCGACCGAAGCGATGATCATCCTGTTGGTCGGCAACCCGGCCGGCCGCGCCGCCGGCGGCGCGCTGCTCGGCCACCGGGCGACCGCCGGTGAGCTGTGGCGCCCCACCGGTGCCCGCTGGGGCGCCACCGCACTGCTCTGCGTGCTGGTCGGCACCATCATGATGCTCGTGTCCCTGCCCGGCCCGACCTGGTTCGTCGGGTTCGCCCTGCTCGGCGCGGTAGCCCCGGCGCTGGTGGTCGACCGGGTCACGCCGGCGCGCGCGATCGCCCGTTCCGCCACCCTCGCGCTGCGCCTCGACGGCCGGGCCGGCGCCCTGCGAGTGCTGGGCTATCTCGTGTGGTGGCTCATCCGGGTCGGGCTCGGCTGGGGGTTGTTCACCGGGCTGACCACGCTCGGCCTGATCGCCGACGGCTGGGCCCACGCCGTGGCGATGCTGGTCTGGGCGGCCGTGAACGCGGTCGCCTACGCCGCCCTGGCCTGCCTGGACGCGGTCATCCACCTGGAGACCCGGATCCGCACCGAAGGGCTCGACATCCACCTCTCCCGTGCCCCGGCCGCCAGGACACCGACCGACCTGCTGGCGGTCGGCGGATGAGCTTCAGCCGGTGGTGGACCGAGACCACCGCGGAACTCGGCGACCACGTCCCGCTGCCGGTGGCCCTGCTGCTGCTGGTGCTGGCCACGGTGCTGGCCGCGTCCGGCTGGTACACCTTTCCGGCCTGGCTGCCGCACCGGCCGCCCCGGCGGCGTCCCGCCGGGCCGGCCCGGCCGGCACCGGTTCCCAGCACGCCACCGACCGTCCGCGACCCGCAGCCGGCTCCGATGCCCGCCGCCACCCGTAGCGTGGCCGACCGGCTGGCCGCCGAAGGGCGCTACGCCGAGGCGATCCGCGAGCGGCTGCGCGCCATGCTCCACGACCTGGCGGAGCGCCACCTGGTGCGGCTGCAACCGGGCATGACCGTCAGCGAGGTCGTCGCCGTGGCCGCCGCCAACCGCCCACCGACCGGCCCATCCCTGGCCGCCGCCGCGAGCATCTTCTCCGAGGTGTGGTACGCCCAACGACCGGCCACGGCCGAACACGACCGCCGGATGCGCGACCACGCCGCCCGGATGCGGCAGCTGCTGGCCGGTGGACCCGCCGACCGCCACGGGCCACCGGCCACGACCAGCGGTCCGTCAGCCGCCGCCGGCAACGAGCCACCCGGCCCGGCCCACGGCCCAGCACCGGCCGTCGGCGACGGCCCGCCCGGGGTATCCGGGACGGTACTGCCATGATCGCCCGGCGGCCCCGGCGACGCCACCGGGTCGTGGTCCCGCTGCTGCTGGGGGCGCTGCTGCTCGGCGTCACGCTGGTCACCCGCGAGATCGACCAGCCGGACCAGACCGGCGCCGGCTTCCTCTCCCCGGTGGCCACCGGGGACGACGGCGGCAGCCGACTCGCGGCGAGCCTCGCCCGGCGCGGCATCGAGGTGCGGCGGGAGACCGACACGGTCCGCGCGCTGCTGGCCACCCGACCCGGCCCGAGCACCCTGTTCATCCCGGCACCCGCCCTGCTGCACCCGCGCAGCGTCAACTACCTGGGTCTGCTGCCCGCCGGCACCCGGCTGGTGCTGGTCGACCCGCCCCGGCGGGTGCTGGTCGCCGCCGGACTGCCGCTACGGCCCGCCGGGCGACGATGGGCGGCCCGGGCCGTCGCCCCGCACGCCGTCGACCGGCCCTGCCCGCTGGCCGAGCTCGCGCCCGCCGCCACGGCCGCCGTCACCCGGCAGCGGTACGCCGCCACCGGCCCAGCGGGTCACGTGGACCTCTGCTACTCCGCCGGACTGGCCCGGGTCCCCGGCCCCGCCGAGAGCGTGGTGGTGGGCGCCAGCGACCCGTTCCGTAACGGCCGGATCGACGAGTGGCACAACCAGACCTTCGCCACCGGGCTGCTCGCCACCTCCGGCCGGGTGGTCTGGCTCGACCTGGACGGACCCGCACCACCCCCGCCCGAGCCGAGCTCCGCCCCCACCTCGCAGCTGACGGAGCCCACGGGCGATGGCTACGACGAACCCGCCGACCGGGACGAGCTGGGCGGCGACGGGCGGCCGATGCCGATGGCCTCCCGACCGGCCGGCGACGCGTCCGGTTCCGGCGGGCCGGACGGGAACTCGCCCAACCCGCTCTGGTCCGCCTTCCCGCCCTGGTTCTGGGCGGTGTTGCTGCAACTCACCCTGGCGGCCCTGCTGATCGCCGTCGGGCGGGCCCGGCGCCTCGGCCCGCCCGCGCCCGAACCGCTGCCGGTGACCGTGCCCGCCGCCGAGACCGTGCTCGGCCGGGCCCGCCTCTACCAGCGGGCCGGCGCCCGGGAGAGCGTGGCACAGGCGCTGCGGGCCGCCGCCCGCTCCCGGCTGGCGCGCCGGCTGCACCTGCCGGCCGACACCCCCGACGGCGGGGTCGCCGCCGCGGTGGCCGCCGGCACCGGCGACCGGCCCGACGCCATCCACGAGCTGCTCTACGGCGACACCCCGGGCACCGACCGCGACCTGATCGAGTTGGCCGCCGGGCTGGACCGGGCCACCCGTGGTGGCGTGGCGACGCCGACCGATGCGGCCCGGCAACCGCCGCAGCCCGCCACGCCACCGCAGGTCACCCGCCCCGCGACCGACCCGCCGTACCCGGCCCGGCTGCCGAGGCCGCGATCCGAAGGAGACACCGAGTGACCCGACCCGCCCCCACCGTCGACCAGCTCGCCGCCGATCCCACCCGGGCCGCGCTGCACCGGCTGCGTGCCGAGGTGGCGAAGGCCGTCGTGGGGCAGGACGGAGTGGTCACCGGGCTGATCGTCGCCCTGCTCTGCCGTGGCCACGTGCTCCTGGAGGGCGTACCGGGGGTGGCCAAGACCCTGCTGGTGCGTACGCTGGCCGCCGCACTCGACCTGGGGGCGCGGCGGGTGCAGTTCACTCCCGACCTGATGCCCGGCGACGTCACCGGGTCGATGGTCTTCGACGCCCGAACCGCGGCGTTCACGTTCCGCGAGGGGCCGGTCTTCACCAACCTGCTGCTCGCCGACGAGATCAACCGAACCCCGCCGAAGACGCAGTCCGCACTGCTGGAGGTGATGGAGGAGCGGCAGGTCACCGTCGAGGGCGAGCAACGTACGCTGCCCGACCCGTTCATCGTCGCCGCCACCCAGAACCCGGTGGAGTACGAGGGCACCTACCCGCTGCCCGAGGCCCAGTTGGACCGGTTCCTGCTCAAGCTCACCGTGCCGCTGCCGAGCCGCGAGGAGGAGTTGGGCATGCTCCGCGCCCACCATGGTGGCTTCGATCCGCGCGACCTGGCCGCCGCCGGCGTACGCCCGGTGGCCGACGCGGCCGATCTCGCCGCCGCTCGGGCGGCGGTGGGCGGGTGCACGTCGCCGAACCCTGCTCGGCTACGTCGTCGACCTGTGCCGGGCCACCCGGGCCGCCCCCGCGCTGGAGCTGGGCGCCTCACCCCGGGGCGCCACGGCCCTGCTCGGCACCGCCAAGGCGTGGGCCTGGCTGACCGGGCGCGACCATGTGGTGCCGGACGACGTCAAGGCGATGGCCCGGGCCACCCTGCGGCACCGGCTGCGGCTGCGCCCGGAGGCCGAGTTGGAGGGCGTCGGGGTGGACGCGGTGCTGGACATGGTGCTGGCCACCGTGCCGACGCCGCGATGACCTGGCGGGCGGCGGCGCTGCTCGCGGCGGGCACGCTGACCCTGCC is a genomic window of Micromonospora tarapacensis containing:
- a CDS encoding ComF family protein, encoding MLGELWADLADLVLPARCAGCRSNRSGLRHGVCPDCVTALRELRPGPVRPVPAPPGLPPCHALGAYGGPLREALLAYKEHGRHALARPLGALLAEVVAAAVGPVRPVLLVPVPDTPAAARARYGDHLARLTRHCGRRLRGAGWPVRVGHPLRASPRPDSVTLDSAGRAAAAVTAFRARPGIGPAPRGSYVVLLDDILTTGATLAAVSHVLAGHGLSPAVAAVLAATEKRHKQ
- a CDS encoding LpqB family beta-propeller domain-containing protein — encoded protein: MRRRLLTGVLGGVLVLAVSAGCGIPDRTEVQVEQRGPAAEANWSLGRGTEPPTREASGSDAEAFVRNFLAAAAGEPDRAYDRVKRFITAAERAGLPEKQGSEVALSVVRLTDKPVIEPDVDSMKVTITVQQVGLLRANGMLVPPLATESTYEFRLVSAAPAVEDAGFYVSDPPNVLLLSDEALRRYYQSESIYFWSSDRTRLVPDQRYLASAVPAERRVSEVIRWLTAGPSEWLRVGVVALPDRTEMINNATGSDGRWEVNLDMPGADEQRLEQLGTQLAWSLPELDGTLEIKILNQSRKVVDLGEQRRSNELYAIDPNARRYCVYDGAIHSLTAASEPTGLMPVAAEVNHDIVTAALRRADDDVLAALVVAGGDGRQQLAVGRGTGVVESLLRGPAKHTVIGRPVWIRSDGGPPSGLVVADGHLYRFDGQASMRQVQLGLPGRVGAVAAALDGQRVALVVDGVLHVAAINWEGGVPAVGPVRRLATSLTNVTAVEWWAENRLLVAGSVGRPAIYDVSVDGALETPLREDTGSQVNHLAAYPTTQLSPLAGSFMYEANGVAYRSNPFERITRDQVENVTPPPAGESPGNPTAPVFLY
- the mtrB gene encoding MtrAB system histidine kinase MtrB, with the protein product MTASPLPDLDPTSRRRGAVWELWRGVDARASRLLAGLHQTWRRSLQVRVVTITLVASSLLVGGFAYLIADKITNILLDNAKTDVQLRLLNGAEYAAKQFSLYSQPQEAQLQETIDGTVNYLAGGDPQQNSGVVVALTAENWPGVIEPRTSPAANVRPLISPELRAAVADGNVANQIRTGRLTGDTDTKYLVYGSPVPTRFGQVELYYFVPLTLQDATAGQARATVVATGIALVLLLGLLAALVTRLVVIPVRVAARTAQRLSAGLLDQRMAVNGEDDLALLAASFNQMATNLQRQILRLEEMSRLQRRFTSDVSHELRTPLTTVRMAADLIFAERDEFDPAVARSAELLQAELDRFEELLTDLLEISRFDAGFAVLDAEPTDLVPVVHRVVDRLSGLAERVGVAIELDVPTAPVIAEIDPRRVERVLRNLVGNAVEHGEGRPVRITLGMDETAVALTVRDHGVGLKPGEEKLVFNRFWRADPSRARQTGGTGLGLSISLEDARLHGGWLEAWGASGQGAQFRLTLPARAGDRLTTSPLRLVPADATLPFGGAPAEGLLAIGPGLGGTLAVGPAPAAGQHAEVGS
- the mtrA gene encoding MtrAB system response regulator MtrA — translated: MRARVLVVDDDPALAEMLGIVLRSEGFMPSFVADGERAIAAFRDNRPDIVLLDLMLPGMSGIDVARAIRAESGVPIVMLTAKSDTVDVVLGLESGADDYVVKPFKPKELVARMRARLRRGEDAAPELLTIGPPGNEIAIDVPAHTVSRNGEEVKLTPLEFDLLVALARKPRQVFTREVLLEQVWGYRHAADTRLVNVHVQRLRAKIEPDPERPEVILTVRGVGYKAGTG
- a CDS encoding DUF4129 domain-containing protein; translation: MSFSRWWTETTAELGDHVPLPVALLLLVLATVLAASGWYTFPAWLPHRPPRRRPAGPARPAPVPSTPPTVRDPQPAPMPAATRSVADRLAAEGRYAEAIRERLRAMLHDLAERHLVRLQPGMTVSEVVAVAAANRPPTGPSLAAAASIFSEVWYAQRPATAEHDRRMRDHAARMRQLLAGGPADRHGPPATTSGPSAAAGNEPPGPAHGPAPAVGDGPPGVSGTVLP
- a CDS encoding DUF4350 domain-containing protein — its product is MIARRPRRRHRVVVPLLLGALLLGVTLVTREIDQPDQTGAGFLSPVATGDDGGSRLAASLARRGIEVRRETDTVRALLATRPGPSTLFIPAPALLHPRSVNYLGLLPAGTRLVLVDPPRRVLVAAGLPLRPAGRRWAARAVAPHAVDRPCPLAELAPAATAAVTRQRYAATGPAGHVDLCYSAGLARVPGPAESVVVGASDPFRNGRIDEWHNQTFATGLLATSGRVVWLDLDGPAPPPPEPSSAPTSQLTEPTGDGYDEPADRDELGGDGRPMPMASRPAGDASGSGGPDGNSPNPLWSAFPPWFWAVLLQLTLAALLIAVGRARRLGPPAPEPLPVTVPAAETVLGRARLYQRAGARESVAQALRAAARSRLARRLHLPADTPDGGVAAAVAAGTGDRPDAIHELLYGDTPGTDRDLIELAAGLDRATRGGVATPTDAARQPPQPATPPQVTRPATDPPYPARLPRPRSEGDTE